A DNA window from Pseudomonas wuhanensis contains the following coding sequences:
- a CDS encoding asparaginase → MNSSTFPAAQHVMVLYTGGTIGMQASAHGLAPASGFEARMREYLHSQPELVVPQWRFREMSPLIDSANMTPAYWQQLREAVVDAVDVQGCDSVLILHGTDTLAYSAAAMSFQLLGLHARVVFTGSMLPAGVTDSDAWENLSGALVALGQGLAPGVHLYFHGELLDPTRCAKVRSFGRHPFKRLERQGGGVKASLIPSQLNYNQPKQLAKVAALPLFPGIGAEQLDGLLNSGIQGLVLECYGSGTGPSDNPEFLASLERARDNGVVVVAVTQCHEGGVKLDVYEAGSRLRDAGVLSGGGMTREAAFGKLHGLLGAGLETAEVRRLVELDLCGELNNDLTQD, encoded by the coding sequence ATGAATTCCTCGACTTTTCCTGCTGCCCAGCACGTCATGGTGCTCTACACCGGCGGCACCATCGGCATGCAAGCCAGTGCCCACGGCCTGGCGCCGGCGTCCGGTTTCGAAGCGCGAATGCGCGAGTATCTGCACAGCCAACCTGAGCTGGTGGTGCCGCAGTGGCGCTTTCGCGAGATGTCGCCGCTGATCGACAGCGCCAACATGACGCCCGCCTACTGGCAGCAACTGCGTGAAGCAGTGGTCGACGCCGTTGATGTCCAGGGCTGCGACAGCGTGTTGATCCTGCATGGCACCGACACCCTGGCCTACAGCGCCGCGGCCATGAGCTTTCAGCTGCTCGGCCTGCATGCCCGCGTTGTGTTCACCGGCTCCATGTTGCCGGCCGGCGTGACCGACAGCGATGCCTGGGAAAACCTCAGCGGTGCGTTGGTTGCCCTTGGCCAAGGCCTGGCACCGGGCGTTCATCTGTACTTCCACGGTGAACTGCTCGACCCGACCCGTTGCGCCAAGGTTCGCAGTTTCGGTCGTCATCCGTTCAAGCGGCTGGAGCGTCAGGGTGGCGGCGTGAAAGCTTCATTGATTCCGTCACAACTGAACTACAACCAGCCGAAGCAACTGGCGAAGGTCGCGGCACTGCCGCTGTTTCCCGGTATCGGCGCTGAGCAACTGGATGGCCTGCTCAATAGCGGCATTCAGGGTCTGGTGCTGGAGTGTTATGGCAGCGGCACCGGGCCAAGCGACAACCCCGAGTTTCTCGCCAGCCTGGAACGGGCGCGAGACAACGGTGTGGTGGTGGTCGCGGTCACGCAATGTCATGAAGGTGGCGTGAAGCTCGACGTGTACGAGGCGGGCAGCCGCTTGCGTGACGCCGGTGTGTTGTCCGGTGGCGGCATGACTCGCGAGGCGGCGTTCGGCAAGTTGCATGGATTGCTGGGTGCAGGGCTTGAGACGGCTGAAGTTCGACGGTTGGTTGAGCTCGACCTGTGCGGAGAGCTAAACAACGACCTGACTCAAGACTGA
- a CDS encoding alanine/glycine:cation symporter family protein encodes MLEVINDFLSGKVLIVLIVGLGSYFTIRSRFVQFRHFFHMFAVFRDSLKSSAGQLSSFQALMLSLAGRVGAGNIAGVGIAVTLGGPGAVFWMWVTALVGMSSSFFECSLGQLYKRCDSEGQFRGGPSFYIQHGLQKRWLGMIMAFLLLITFGFAFNGLQAHAVTHSLNNAFGFDTTYTGLALAVLLGLVFIGGIKRIAKVADLLVPVKTLVYIGVTIYVIVLQFDHVPGMLMTIVKSAFGLDPAFGGLIGSAIVMGVKRGVFANEAGLGSAPNVAAVASVEHPVSQGVVQAFSVFLDTFVICTCTALLILLSGFYTPGFEGDGIALTQNSLAAVVGDWGRMFISVALALFVFTSILYNYYLGENNLRFMVGENRKALIGYRALVLVLIFWGAIENLGTVFAFADITMTMLAFVNLIALFLLFKVGMRILRDYDDQRAAGIKTPVFDSSKFPDLDLDLKAWPANPPAAAGKTEAEPQGVPAAQR; translated from the coding sequence ATGCTCGAAGTCATCAACGACTTCCTCTCAGGGAAAGTACTGATCGTGCTCATTGTCGGGCTCGGTAGCTACTTCACGATCCGCTCGCGTTTCGTTCAGTTCCGCCATTTCTTTCACATGTTCGCGGTGTTCCGTGACAGCCTCAAAAGCAGCGCTGGCCAACTCAGTTCCTTCCAGGCCCTGATGCTCAGCCTTGCCGGCCGCGTCGGTGCGGGCAACATCGCTGGTGTCGGCATCGCCGTAACCCTGGGTGGCCCCGGCGCCGTGTTCTGGATGTGGGTGACCGCGCTGGTCGGCATGTCCAGCAGCTTCTTCGAATGCTCCCTCGGCCAGCTCTACAAGCGCTGCGACTCCGAAGGCCAGTTCCGTGGCGGCCCGTCGTTCTACATTCAGCACGGCCTGCAGAAACGCTGGTTGGGGATGATCATGGCGTTCCTGCTGCTGATCACCTTCGGCTTCGCCTTCAACGGTCTGCAAGCCCATGCCGTGACCCACTCGCTGAACAACGCGTTCGGCTTCGACACCACGTACACCGGGCTGGCCCTGGCGGTGTTGCTGGGTCTGGTGTTCATCGGCGGTATCAAGCGGATCGCCAAGGTCGCTGACCTGTTGGTACCGGTGAAAACCCTGGTGTACATCGGCGTGACCATCTACGTGATCGTGCTGCAGTTCGACCACGTTCCGGGCATGTTGATGACCATCGTCAAAAGCGCCTTCGGTCTGGACCCGGCGTTCGGCGGCCTGATCGGCAGTGCCATTGTCATGGGCGTGAAGCGCGGCGTGTTCGCCAACGAAGCAGGCCTGGGCAGTGCGCCGAACGTGGCCGCTGTGGCTTCGGTCGAGCACCCGGTCTCGCAAGGCGTGGTTCAAGCGTTCAGCGTGTTCCTCGACACCTTCGTGATCTGCACCTGCACCGCGTTGCTGATCCTGCTGTCGGGCTTCTACACCCCGGGCTTCGAAGGCGACGGTATTGCCCTGACCCAGAACTCCCTGGCCGCTGTGGTCGGTGACTGGGGCCGGATGTTCATCTCCGTGGCCCTGGCGTTGTTCGTGTTCACCTCGATCCTCTACAACTACTATCTGGGCGAAAACAACCTGCGCTTCATGGTCGGTGAAAACCGCAAGGCGCTGATTGGCTATCGCGCACTGGTACTGGTGTTGATCTTCTGGGGTGCCATCGAAAACCTCGGCACCGTGTTCGCATTCGCCGACATCACCATGACCATGCTGGCGTTTGTGAACCTGATCGCGCTGTTCCTGCTGTTCAAGGTCGGCATGCGCATCCTGCGTGACTACGATGACCAGCGTGCTGCCGGTATCAAGACCCCGGTGTTCGATTCGAGCAAGTTCCCGGATCTGGACCTGGACCTGAAAGCCTGGCCGGCCAATCCGCCAGCCGCCGCTGGCAAGACCGAAGCCGAGCCGCAAGGCGTACCTGCAGCGCAACGCTGA
- the cyoE gene encoding heme o synthase, whose protein sequence is MATLIGERHSQAIWRDYLELTKPKVVVLMLITSLVGMFLATRAGVPWTVLVFGNLGIALCAGGAAAVNHVVDRRIDAVMARTHKRPLAEGRVSPAAALTFALVLALLGQALLLTFTNPLTAWLTLASLLGYAVVYTGFLKRATPQNIVIGGLAGAAPPLLGWTAATGHVSAEPLLLVLIIFAWTPPHFWALAIHRKEEYAKADIPMLPVTHGEHYTKVHILLYTFALLAVSLMPFVIHMSGVLYLICALALGARFLQWAVVLYRGTRPHAAINTFKYSIYYLFLLFIALLVDHYLLLNL, encoded by the coding sequence ATGGCGACCCTGATCGGCGAACGTCACAGTCAGGCAATCTGGCGGGATTACCTGGAGCTGACCAAGCCGAAAGTGGTGGTGCTGATGCTCATCACCTCGCTGGTCGGCATGTTCCTCGCGACCCGCGCCGGGGTGCCGTGGACGGTGCTGGTGTTCGGCAATCTGGGGATTGCCTTGTGTGCCGGCGGTGCGGCTGCGGTCAACCATGTGGTGGACCGACGCATCGACGCGGTCATGGCCCGGACCCACAAGCGGCCCTTGGCCGAAGGTCGGGTATCTCCGGCCGCTGCGCTGACCTTCGCCCTGGTGCTGGCGCTGCTCGGCCAGGCGTTGCTGCTGACCTTCACCAACCCGTTGACGGCGTGGCTGACCCTCGCGTCTTTGCTCGGTTATGCCGTGGTCTACACCGGTTTCCTGAAACGTGCGACGCCGCAGAACATCGTTATCGGCGGCCTCGCCGGTGCTGCCCCGCCGCTGCTCGGCTGGACCGCCGCCACCGGTCATGTCAGTGCCGAACCGTTGCTGCTGGTGCTGATCATCTTCGCCTGGACACCGCCGCACTTCTGGGCACTGGCGATTCATCGCAAAGAGGAATACGCCAAGGCTGACATTCCGATGCTGCCGGTGACCCATGGCGAGCACTACACCAAAGTCCATATCCTGCTTTATACCTTTGCGCTACTGGCCGTCAGCCTGATGCCCTTCGTAATCCACATGAGCGGCGTGCTCTACCTGATTTGTGCCCTCGCCTTGGGCGCGAGGTTTCTGCAATGGGCCGTGGTGCTGTACCGTGGCACTCGGCCGCACGCGGCGATCAACACGTTCAAGTACTCTATTTACTACTTGTTCCTGCTGTTTATCGCGCTGCTCGTAGACCACTACTTACTGTTGAACCTATGA
- a CDS encoding DUF3299 domain-containing protein: MRRLLLTLLFLGSGLAHAGELPETDWLELMPKSDQKALEAMPEIDHNSPEANGTFTQKGGMKQSKGLPAVMYSTKTVPSMNDKHIRIGGYPVPLESDAKGHSTLFFLVPYPGACIHVPPPPPNQLVLVRYPKGLKLNDIYTPLWVTGTLKIEKVNNDLADAAYALDAAQVRVVKESDL, encoded by the coding sequence ATGCGCCGTCTTCTGTTGACTCTTCTCTTCCTGGGCAGTGGTTTGGCCCATGCCGGCGAACTGCCGGAAACCGACTGGCTCGAACTGATGCCCAAGTCGGACCAGAAAGCCCTCGAGGCCATGCCCGAAATCGATCACAACTCCCCGGAAGCCAACGGCACCTTTACTCAAAAGGGTGGCATGAAGCAGAGCAAGGGCTTGCCGGCGGTGATGTACTCGACCAAAACCGTGCCATCGATGAATGACAAGCACATCCGCATCGGCGGTTATCCGGTACCGCTGGAGTCCGATGCCAAGGGCCATAGCACGCTGTTCTTCCTCGTGCCGTACCCGGGCGCTTGCATCCACGTGCCGCCACCACCGCCTAACCAATTGGTGCTGGTGCGTTATCCCAAAGGCCTGAAACTGAATGACATCTACACGCCGCTGTGGGTGACTGGCACGCTGAAGATCGAGAAGGTCAACAACGACCTGGCGGACGCGGCGTATGCATTGGATGCGGCGCAGGTGCGGGTGGTTAAAGAGTCGGATTTGTAA
- a CDS encoding SCO family protein: protein MTRTQKTVFILVALIALILGLTINKVLTGKNQGDPTALIDAGIILLPQSRNLPDVKMTDQDGKPVAVNELKGKWSVLFFGYTFCPDICPTTLAQLRQIKSELPADAVDKLQVVLVSVDPNRDTPKQLKQYLGYFDPQFIGLTASSVEDLQKLANAVSIPFIPADTSKPNYTVDHSGNLAVIGPDGTQRGFIRAPLNNQKLVAQLPVMLKRE, encoded by the coding sequence ATGACTCGAACCCAGAAAACCGTCTTCATTCTCGTCGCCTTGATCGCGCTGATCCTGGGCCTGACCATCAATAAAGTACTGACCGGAAAAAACCAGGGCGACCCGACGGCACTGATCGATGCGGGGATCATCCTGTTGCCCCAAAGCCGTAACCTGCCGGACGTGAAGATGACCGATCAGGACGGTAAACCAGTGGCGGTCAACGAGCTGAAAGGCAAGTGGAGTGTGTTGTTCTTCGGCTACACCTTCTGCCCGGACATCTGCCCGACCACCCTCGCCCAGCTACGGCAGATCAAGAGCGAACTGCCGGCGGATGCTGTGGACAAGTTGCAGGTCGTTTTAGTCAGCGTCGACCCGAACCGCGACACGCCCAAGCAACTCAAGCAGTACCTGGGCTACTTCGATCCGCAGTTCATCGGGCTGACTGCGTCCTCGGTCGAAGACCTTCAGAAACTGGCCAATGCGGTGAGCATTCCGTTTATTCCGGCGGACACCAGCAAGCCTAATTACACCGTCGACCACAGCGGCAACCTCGCGGTGATCGGCCCGGATGGGACTCAGCGCGGGTTCATTCGTGCACCGTTGAACAACCAGAAACTGGTGGCGCAGTTGCCGGTGATGCTCAAGCGCGAATAA
- the purE gene encoding 5-(carboxyamino)imidazole ribonucleotide mutase, with amino-acid sequence MSALVGVIMGSKSDWSTLSHTADMLEKLGIPYEVKVVSAHRTPDLLFQYAEDAEARGIEVIIAGAGGAAHLPGMCAAKTHLPVLGVPVQSSMLSGVDSLLSIVQMPAGIPVATLAIGKAGAINAALLSASILGAKHPQFHTVLKKFRAEQTDSVLDNPDPRIA; translated from the coding sequence ATGAGCGCACTGGTTGGCGTGATCATGGGCTCCAAGTCCGATTGGTCCACCCTTAGCCACACCGCCGATATGCTGGAAAAGCTCGGCATCCCTTATGAGGTGAAAGTGGTCTCTGCCCACCGCACCCCGGACCTGCTGTTCCAGTACGCCGAAGATGCTGAGGCCCGTGGCATCGAGGTGATCATCGCCGGTGCCGGTGGCGCGGCTCACCTGCCAGGCATGTGTGCGGCCAAGACCCACCTGCCAGTGCTGGGTGTGCCGGTGCAGTCGTCGATGCTCTCGGGCGTCGATTCGCTGCTGTCTATCGTGCAGATGCCAGCAGGCATTCCGGTCGCCACGCTGGCCATCGGCAAAGCCGGCGCGATCAACGCAGCGCTGCTCTCGGCGAGCATCCTGGGCGCCAAGCATCCGCAATTTCATACCGTGTTGAAGAAATTCCGCGCTGAGCAGACAGACAGCGTCCTGGACAATCCAGACCCACGCATCGCCTGA
- a CDS encoding 5-(carboxyamino)imidazole ribonucleotide synthase codes for MKIGVIGGGQLGRMLALAGTPLGMNFAFLDPAPDACAAALGEHLRADYGDQDHLRQLADEVDLVTFEFESVPAETVAFLSQFVPVYPSAEALRIARDRWFEKSLFKDLGIPTPAFADIQSQADLDAAVASIGLPAVLKTRTLGYDGKGQKVLRKPEDVVGTFAELGSVACLLEGFVPFTGEVSLIAVRARDGETKFYPLVHNTHDSGILKLSVASTDHPLQALAEDYSSRVLKQLEYVGVMAFEFFEVDGGLKANEIAPRVHNSGHWTTEGAECSQFENHLRAVAGLPLGSTAKVGESAMLNFIGVVPPIEKVIAIDDCHLHHYGKAFKVGRKVGHANLRCADRETLAAQILKVEALIAE; via the coding sequence ATGAAAATCGGTGTAATCGGTGGCGGCCAGTTGGGTCGCATGTTGGCGCTGGCGGGCACTCCGCTGGGCATGAACTTCGCTTTCCTGGACCCGGCGCCGGATGCTTGCGCAGCCGCATTGGGCGAACATCTGCGGGCCGATTACGGCGATCAGGATCACCTGCGTCAGTTGGCCGATGAAGTTGATCTGGTGACCTTCGAGTTCGAAAGCGTCCCGGCCGAAACCGTGGCATTCCTGTCGCAATTCGTCCCGGTGTATCCGAGCGCCGAAGCGCTGCGCATCGCTCGTGATCGCTGGTTCGAGAAGAGCCTGTTCAAGGATCTGGGGATTCCGACTCCCGCGTTCGCTGACATTCAGTCGCAAGCCGACCTGGACGCTGCGGTGGCTTCCATCGGCCTGCCGGCCGTGCTGAAAACCCGCACCCTGGGTTACGACGGCAAGGGCCAGAAGGTCCTGCGCAAGCCTGAAGACGTGGTCGGCACCTTCGCCGAGCTGGGCAGCGTCGCCTGCCTGCTGGAAGGTTTCGTGCCGTTCACTGGCGAAGTCTCGCTGATTGCCGTGCGTGCTCGCGATGGCGAAACCAAGTTCTATCCACTGGTTCACAACACCCACGACAGCGGCATTCTCAAGCTGTCCGTGGCCAGCACCGATCACCCGCTGCAAGCGTTGGCTGAAGATTACTCCAGCCGAGTACTGAAGCAGCTGGAGTACGTCGGCGTGATGGCGTTCGAGTTCTTTGAAGTCGACGGCGGCCTCAAGGCCAACGAAATCGCCCCGCGCGTGCACAACTCCGGGCACTGGACCACCGAAGGCGCCGAGTGCAGCCAGTTCGAAAACCATCTGCGTGCCGTCGCCGGTTTACCGCTGGGTTCGACGGCCAAGGTCGGCGAGAGCGCGATGCTCAACTTCATCGGTGTCGTGCCGCCGATAGAAAAAGTGATCGCGATCGACGACTGCCATTTGCATCACTACGGCAAGGCTTTCAAGGTCGGCCGCAAGGTCGGGCACGCCAATCTGCGCTGTGCAGACCGTGAGACGTTGGCTGCGCAGATCCTCAAGGTCGAAGCGCTGATTGCCGAATAG
- a CDS encoding GlsB/YeaQ/YmgE family stress response membrane protein has protein sequence MGIIGTIFIGLIVGLLARFLKPGDDSMGWIMTILLGIGGSLAATYGGQALGIYRAGEGAGFIGALVGAVVLLVIYGLIKKRT, from the coding sequence ATGGGAATTATCGGAACCATCTTTATCGGCTTGATCGTCGGCCTGCTGGCTCGGTTTCTGAAACCGGGCGATGACAGCATGGGGTGGATCATGACCATCCTGCTCGGTATCGGCGGTTCGCTGGCGGCTACTTACGGCGGCCAGGCCCTGGGCATCTACCGCGCTGGCGAAGGCGCAGGTTTCATCGGTGCGCTGGTGGGCGCGGTGGTATTGCTGGTGATCTACGGCCTGATCAAAAAAAGGACCTGA
- a CDS encoding COX15/CtaA family protein, with amino-acid sequence MAKPGFRLALFATLLALIVVLLGAYTRLTHAGLGCPDWPGCYSFISVPNSEAQLAHAELHFPDAPVEANKGWNEMLHRYFAGTLGLLIVVLAGRAWTHRHHPGQPVKLPLFVLAVVFAQAAFGMWTVTLKLWPQVVTGHLLGGFATLSLLFLLTLRLSGVLPALTVPRRLQHWATAGLLLVILQIALGGWVSSNYAAVACIDFPTCHGQWLPPTDFANGFHLTQHIGPNYLGGQLDSDARTAIHLTHRIGALLVTLVLLGLAWQLKVVGMTRLAAMVLIVLAAQITLGISNVVFHLPLPVAVAHNAGGAALLLTMVLVNYHARTSLVRVKHQPPVRWRLSLRKHSAGPITIKGEMPWRP; translated from the coding sequence ATGGCCAAACCTGGATTTCGCCTCGCGCTGTTTGCCACCTTGCTGGCACTGATTGTGGTGTTGCTCGGCGCCTACACGCGCCTGACCCATGCGGGTCTCGGCTGTCCGGATTGGCCAGGCTGCTACAGCTTTATCAGCGTGCCGAACAGCGAAGCCCAACTGGCCCATGCCGAACTGCACTTTCCCGACGCGCCGGTAGAAGCCAACAAAGGCTGGAACGAGATGCTTCATCGCTACTTCGCCGGCACCCTGGGGCTGCTGATCGTGGTTCTGGCGGGCCGCGCCTGGACCCATCGTCATCACCCGGGGCAGCCCGTGAAATTACCGTTGTTTGTGCTGGCGGTGGTGTTCGCCCAAGCGGCGTTCGGCATGTGGACGGTGACGCTCAAGCTCTGGCCGCAAGTGGTCACCGGGCATTTGCTCGGCGGCTTTGCGACCTTGAGCCTATTGTTTCTGCTGACCTTGCGCCTGTCCGGCGTGTTGCCAGCGCTGACGGTGCCTCGACGTTTGCAGCACTGGGCGACCGCCGGGTTGTTGCTGGTGATCCTGCAAATTGCCCTTGGTGGCTGGGTCAGTTCCAATTACGCAGCGGTGGCCTGCATCGACTTTCCGACCTGCCACGGACAATGGCTGCCACCGACTGATTTCGCCAACGGCTTTCACCTGACCCAACACATCGGCCCCAATTACCTGGGCGGGCAACTGGACAGCGATGCCCGCACCGCGATTCACCTGACTCATCGCATCGGCGCGTTACTGGTCACCCTCGTTCTGCTCGGTCTGGCCTGGCAACTGAAGGTCGTCGGCATGACGCGCCTGGCCGCCATGGTGCTGATCGTCCTTGCCGCACAAATCACCCTGGGCATCAGCAATGTGGTGTTCCACTTACCGCTGCCGGTGGCCGTCGCCCACAACGCCGGCGGTGCAGCGCTGTTGCTGACGATGGTGCTGGTCAATTATCACGCGCGAACCAGTCTGGTTCGGGTCAAGCATCAGCCCCCAGTGCGCTGGCGTCTCAGCCTGCGCAAACACTCGGCCGGGCCCATAACAATAAAAGGAGAAATGCCATGGCGACCCTGA
- a CDS encoding SURF1 family protein, whose amino-acid sequence MKRFRPGLVPTLVVAVLLPLLVSLGFWQLSRGAEKSALLQSYAERRAAEPMASTELQHTEDPAFRRVRLHGQFDAEHSLLLDNRQRDGKVGVELLQPFQDRATGLWLLVNRGWLPWPDRRTPPSFTTPTQALSLDAWVYVSPGATFQLHADPDATTWPQLVTAIEPARLWAALDRDGFAYELRAQSGPATYQADWPVVAMGPEKHVAYAVQWFALSIALLGLYLYLGWHNAKEKNNGNGHESTRHV is encoded by the coding sequence ATGAAACGCTTCCGGCCGGGCCTCGTGCCGACTCTGGTGGTCGCGGTGCTGCTACCCTTGCTGGTGTCACTCGGGTTCTGGCAGTTGAGCCGGGGCGCGGAGAAAAGCGCACTGCTGCAAAGCTATGCCGAACGCCGGGCGGCCGAACCGATGGCCAGTACCGAACTGCAACACACCGAAGATCCGGCCTTCCGCCGGGTTCGCCTGCACGGCCAGTTCGATGCCGAACACAGCCTGCTACTGGACAACCGTCAGCGCGACGGCAAGGTCGGGGTCGAACTGCTGCAACCGTTTCAGGACCGGGCGACCGGGCTCTGGTTGCTGGTCAATCGCGGCTGGTTGCCGTGGCCGGATCGGCGTACACCGCCGTCATTCACCACACCGACTCAGGCATTGAGCCTCGACGCCTGGGTCTATGTCTCCCCCGGCGCAACGTTCCAGTTGCACGCCGACCCAGACGCCACGACCTGGCCACAACTGGTCACCGCCATTGAACCGGCCAGGCTCTGGGCGGCGCTTGACCGTGACGGTTTCGCCTACGAATTACGCGCGCAAAGCGGTCCCGCGACCTACCAGGCCGATTGGCCGGTAGTGGCCATGGGGCCGGAAAAACACGTGGCTTATGCCGTGCAGTGGTTCGCCCTGTCGATAGCCCTGCTCGGCCTTTACCTCTATCTCGGCTGGCACAACGCAAAGGAGAAAAATAATGGGAACGGCCATGAATCCACCCGACATGTCTGA
- a CDS encoding LysR substrate-binding domain-containing protein yields MNLESKWLEDFSALAATRSFSQAAERRFVTQPAFSRRIRSLEAALGLTLVNRSRTPVELTAAGQLFLVTARTVVEQLGEVLRHLHHLEGGQGEVMQVAAAHSLALGFFPRWIAQLRNEGLNIATRLVATNVGDAVHALREGGCDLMLAFYDPDAAMQMDPEIFPSLHLGDTEMLPVCAADADGKPLFDLEGESSVPLLAYSAGAFLGRSVNMLLRQRALRFTTIYETAMADSLKSMALEGLGIAWVPQLSVRAELARGELVVCGGPQWHVPLEIRLYRCALVRKANVRLLWRKLEGGAAQGTPGS; encoded by the coding sequence ATGAATCTGGAAAGCAAATGGCTCGAGGACTTTAGTGCTCTGGCCGCCACCCGCAGCTTCTCCCAGGCGGCTGAACGACGCTTTGTGACTCAGCCGGCATTCAGCCGGCGGATCCGCAGCCTCGAAGCCGCGCTGGGGCTGACTCTGGTCAATCGCTCTCGCACTCCGGTCGAGTTGACGGCGGCGGGGCAGCTGTTTCTCGTCACCGCGCGAACCGTGGTCGAACAGCTCGGTGAAGTGCTGCGCCACCTTCATCACCTGGAAGGCGGGCAGGGCGAGGTGATGCAGGTTGCAGCCGCGCACTCCCTGGCGCTGGGTTTCTTCCCGCGCTGGATCGCGCAATTGCGCAACGAAGGGCTGAATATTGCCACGCGACTGGTGGCGACCAACGTTGGTGATGCCGTGCATGCATTGCGCGAAGGCGGCTGTGATCTGATGCTGGCGTTTTACGACCCGGATGCGGCCATGCAGATGGACCCGGAGATTTTCCCGTCGCTGCATCTGGGGGATACCGAAATGCTCCCGGTCTGCGCCGCCGATGCCGATGGCAAACCGTTGTTCGACCTGGAGGGAGAAAGCAGCGTGCCGCTGTTGGCCTATAGCGCCGGAGCGTTTCTTGGACGCTCGGTAAACATGCTGTTGCGCCAGCGCGCCCTGCGATTCACCACCATTTATGAAACCGCCATGGCCGATAGCCTGAAAAGCATGGCGCTGGAAGGTCTGGGCATCGCCTGGGTGCCGCAGTTGAGCGTGCGCGCCGAACTGGCTCGCGGTGAGTTGGTGGTCTGCGGCGGCCCGCAATGGCATGTGCCGCTGGAGATTCGTCTTTATCGCTGCGCGCTGGTGCGAAAGGCCAATGTGCGGTTGCTTTGGCGCAAGCTTGAGGGCGGCGCAGCCCAAGGCACCCCCGGTTCTTGA
- the aspA gene encoding aspartate ammonia-lyase, producing MSSAASFRTEKDLLGVLEVPAQAYYGIQTLRAVNNFRLSGVPISHYPKLVVGLAMVKQAAADANRELGHLSEAKHAAISEACARLIRGDFHEEFVVDMIQGGAGTSTNMNANEVIANIALEAMGHSKGEYQYLHPNNDVNMAQSTNDAYPTAIRLGLLLGHDALLASLDSLIQSFAAKGEEFSHVLKMGRTQLQDAVPMTLGQEFRAFATTLSEDLARLKTLAPELLTEVNLGGTAIGTGINADPRYQALAVQRLATISGQPLVPAADLIEATSDMGAFVLFSGMLKRTAVKLSKICNDLRLLSSGPRTGINEINLPARQPGSSIMPGKVNPVIPEAVNQVAFQIIGNDLALTIAAEGGQLQLNVMEPLIAFKIFDSIRLLQRAMDMLREHCIVGITANEERCRELVEHSIGLVTALNPYIGYENATRIARVALESGRGVLELVREEGLLDEEMLADILRPENMIAPRLVPLKA from the coding sequence ATGTCCTCCGCTGCATCTTTCCGCACAGAAAAAGACCTGCTTGGCGTACTCGAAGTACCTGCTCAAGCGTATTACGGCATCCAGACCCTGCGAGCGGTGAACAACTTCCGTCTCTCCGGCGTTCCGATTTCGCATTACCCGAAGCTGGTTGTCGGCCTGGCAATGGTCAAACAGGCCGCCGCTGACGCCAACCGCGAGTTGGGTCATCTGAGCGAAGCCAAGCACGCGGCTATCAGCGAAGCCTGTGCCCGATTGATCCGCGGCGATTTCCACGAAGAGTTCGTGGTGGACATGATTCAAGGCGGCGCTGGCACTTCGACCAACATGAATGCCAACGAAGTCATCGCCAACATCGCGCTGGAGGCCATGGGCCACAGCAAGGGCGAATACCAGTACCTGCATCCGAACAACGACGTGAACATGGCGCAGTCGACCAACGACGCCTACCCGACCGCGATCCGTCTGGGTCTTCTGTTGGGTCATGACGCGCTGCTGGCCAGCCTCGACAGCCTGATCCAGTCGTTCGCCGCCAAAGGTGAAGAATTCAGCCACGTTCTGAAGATGGGTCGTACCCAACTGCAAGACGCCGTGCCGATGACCCTGGGCCAGGAATTCCGCGCCTTCGCCACCACCCTGAGCGAAGATCTGGCGCGTCTGAAGACCCTGGCACCTGAGCTGCTGACCGAAGTGAACCTGGGCGGCACCGCTATCGGTACCGGCATCAACGCCGACCCGCGTTACCAGGCCCTGGCCGTTCAGCGTCTGGCCACTATCAGCGGTCAACCGCTGGTGCCAGCCGCCGACCTGATCGAAGCCACCTCCGACATGGGTGCCTTCGTGCTGTTCTCCGGCATGCTCAAGCGCACCGCGGTCAAGCTGTCGAAGATCTGCAATGACCTGCGTCTGTTGTCCAGCGGCCCACGCACCGGCATCAACGAAATCAACCTGCCAGCGCGTCAGCCAGGCAGCTCGATCATGCCAGGCAAGGTCAACCCGGTTATCCCGGAAGCCGTGAACCAGGTTGCGTTCCAGATCATCGGCAACGACCTGGCCCTGACCATCGCGGCCGAAGGCGGCCAGCTGCAACTGAACGTGATGGAGCCGCTGATCGCCTTCAAGATTTTCGACTCGATCCGCCTGCTGCAGCGCGCCATGGACATGCTGCGCGAGCACTGCATCGTCGGCATCACCGCCAACGAAGAGCGCTGCCGTGAGCTGGTCGAACACTCGATCGGCCTGGTCACCGCGCTGAACCCGTACATCGGCTATGAAAACGCCACCCGTATTGCCCGTGTCGCTCTTGAAAGCGGCCGCGGCGTGCTGGAACTGGTGCGCGAAGAAGGCTTGCTCGACGAAGAAATGCTCGCCGACATTCTGCGCCCGGAAAACATGATTGCTCCGCGTCTGGTGCCTCTGAAGGCTTAA